The genomic stretch GTGCAGACCACTTGCCGTAAAGATTCGGTGCCCGAGCGGGCATCCAGTGCAAAACGGAGGACGAGGGTTTCTACCATCGGTTCAAGCGACATTTTCCCGACGAACGATCCGCGCCCCTGCTGCACGCGCACAATATCGAGCGCTTCCAGCTTACGAAGAGCTTCCCGAACCGAAGAACGGGAGACCTGTAGATCGGCGCACAGTGTGGCTTCGCTCGGCAGCGGGTCGCCGGGCTTGAGCTCATGATGGAGTATGTACGACTTGATTGCATCCATCGTGGCGAAAGAGCGGTTGACGGACGAAATCGGCTCGCGAGGCTTCTCCGACATCGTTGGCGGAGAGAACTTTTCTAAAAGCAGTTGCGCTGACTTGTCTGACAACATACGATTGATTGTACCCGATATGGAGCAAGGACGCTTCATAATTCACTCGATGGAGAGGAAACAACATGCGTTCATCAAAGCGCTGGGCCAAGGTTACTGCCGTTGCGGCGGCAGCGATGCTGGTCCTTTCCGCCTGCGGTGGCGGAGGAAGTGAAAACGGCGGCGGAGATTCGCCGTCGACGGGCGAAAGCACAAGCGCCGGGCCTTCGGGTCAGATCAACTTGGGCGTCGCCTACGAAACGACCAACTATGATCCGTCGACCACGTCGTCGGCACTTGCCATGGGCACAAACTGGCACGTGATGGAAGGTCTGTACGAGTTCGACATGGCCACCTACGAGGTCTACCCGGCACTTGCTGCTGGCGACCCTGTTGAGATTTCGGACACCGAATACGAGATCGGCTTGCGCGAAGGTGCAAAGTTCTCGGACGGAACCGACGTCACAGCTGACGACGTCCTCGAATCGTGGGCACGTACGACGGACGAAACCTCGATTTACAAGCAGTTCTTCACCTTCATCGATTCGGTGACGAAGAAGGACGACCGCACGGTCACCGTTAAGCTCAAGTACCCGTTCGCAGGCCTGAAGGAGCGCCTCGTCAACGTCAAGATCATTCCGGCCAAGTCCACCCAGGAAGAGATGACCTCCTTCCCGATTGGTACCGGCCCGTTCAAGTACGAGACGATCACAAACACCGCTGTTGAAGCAGTGCCGAACGAGCACTACAACGGCTCCAAGCCGGCGCAGGTTGAGCGCATGCACTGGGAAGTCCTCAAGGATGACTCCGCACGCCTCTCCGCTGCTCTCGGCGGCACGATCGACGTCATGGAAACCGTGCCGTCGGCAACCAAGGACCAGCTCGCCGGCTCTGGCTGGAGCCTCGACGAGGTTCCCGGCTACAACAACGCCTTCCTGATGTTCAACACCACGAAGGCCCCGTTCGACAAGCCTGAGGTTCGCCGCGCGTTCCACCAGGCGATCGACCGCCAGAAGCTGGTTGACACCGCACTGTCCGGTGACGCGATTGCATCCACCGCCTTCCTGCCGGAAGCTAACCCGATGTACTCCAAGGCCAAGACCCAGATGGACTTCGACGTCGAAGCAGCCAAGAAGGCATTCGCCGACGCCGGCCTGAAGGAAGTCACCCTGATTTCTACGGATCACCCGTGGGTTCAGAACCTGACCCCGCAGATCAAGCAGGATCTCGAGGCCGCTGGCCTGACCGTGAACGTCCAGTCCATGGCGTCCGGTGATCTGTACGCCAACTTCGCCGACGTCGACAACCCGACCTACGACGTCGCTCTCGCACCGGGCGATCCGTCCGTGTTCGGCCAGGATCCGGGCATCATCATCGACTGGTGGTACGGCGACAACGTGTGGACCCAGCAGCGTACGTCTTGGGCGAAGACCTCGCCGGAGGCCTTCGCGAAGCTCCGCGACTTGTCGACCGAAGCTTCCCAGCTGACGGGCGACGAGGCCAAGGCCAAGTGGGCTGAGGCACTCGATCTGATTGCGGAAGAAGCGCCACTGTACCCGCTCTTCCACCGCACGATGATCACGGGCTTCAACAAGGACAAGCTCGACAACGTTGACGGCATCGGCACCACGGGCCTTGAGCTCGTTGGCGCAACCGTCAAGAAGTAACGCGCTCTAGCGCATCAAACTGGGAGCCGTGGAGGGCATCAACCTCCCCCTCCACGGCTCCCACTCATTTTCACAAACCGCACGTGCGCCACAGCGCGGTGGCATAACTCAGCACAGCTGAATCTCGTCCTTCGCAGTAGAAGGGGAAATCAGGACAGTGAATAATCTTTTACGACTACTTGGGCGGCGACTCTTAGCGCTCCCCATCATGGTGATAGGCGTAACGTTCCTCGTCTTCTTCATCATGTCTCTTTCGCCGATCGATCCGGCCTACACGGCACTCGGCGAATTCGCGACGCCGGAAGCTCTCGAAGAGTTCCGCGTCAAGCACGGGTACAACGATCCGTTCCTCGTGCAATACGGCAATTATCTTCTCAACATGCTCCAGGGCGATCTGGGCTTTTACGGCATCGGCGAGGGAAACAAGGTCACAGATCTAGTCTCTGAGGCACTTCCCGTTACCCTTTCTCTCACCTTCTTCGGCCTGATCATCGCCGTGCTTGTTTCGTTCCCGCTCGGCATCGTCTCGGCAATCTACCGTGACAAGTGGCCGGATCAGCTGATCCGCGTGCTGTCCGTGATCTGCATCGGCACACCCTCGTTCTGGCTCGCATCGCTGCTCGTGCTCGCATTCGTTGGCAGCTCGATCCCGGTGTCCGGTGAGTTGCCGTCGATGACGGAAGACTTCAGCGGCTGGTTCATGCGCATGCTACTGCCGGCGATCTCTTTGGCCGTTCCTGTGATCGGCCAGATGACCCGCGTGGTGCGTACCTCGATGGTGGAAGAGCTTGACCGCGACTACGTTCGTACCGCGCTCGGTGCAGGCGTGCCACGCTCCGTTGTGATCGGCCGTAACGTTCTACGTAACGCCCTGATTACGCCGGTGACCGTGCTTGGTTTGCGCGTTGGTTACCTCATGGGCGGCGCCGTCGTTATCGAGATCATTTTCAACATTCAAGGCATGGGCCGAGTGCTCATCCTCGGTATCCAAAACAACTGGGTCAACCTCGTGCAGGGTGGTGCGCTAGTGGTGGCACTGGCCTTCATCGTCGTCAACATTATTGTTGACATGCTCTACCTGCTCATCAACCCGCGCATTAGGTCGGTGTGACATGACATCTAAGAAGCAGAAACTCAACACTGTGACGACGAAGCGTTTCAGCCGGCTTCGTAACATGAGCCTCGGCTCGCAGCTAGCGCTGGCCTTCCTCGTCATCATCCTCATCGTCTCCTTCCTTTCTCCATGGATCGCCCCCTACACTCCTGACGAACTGTTTGGCGTGTGGGAAGCGCCTTCAAAGGAACACCTTTTCGGAACCGATCACTCCGGGCGTGACGTGCTCTCGCGCATCCTGTACGGCGGGCGCTACTCGCTCATGATCGGCGTGCTGGCCACCCTCGTGGCACTGTTCTTCGGTTCGATCATCGGCGCGGTTGCCGCCGTATCCCGCAAGTGGATCGGCGAAGTGATCATGCGCATCATGGACATCATCATGGCCGTGCCCGGCATTGCTATGGCGGCCGTCATGGTGCTCGTGTTCTCGCGCAGGTTGGAGCCCGATAACGTGATCGGCCTCGTGGCCGTCATCATCTTCTCGATCGCATTCGTCTACACGCCGCAGCTGGCACGTATCGTTCGCGCGAACGTGATGAGCGCGTACGGCGAAGACTACGTGCGCGCCGTCATCGTGGCGGGCGCTCGCGCACCGTGGATCCTCATCAAGCACGTCGCTCGCAACACTGCAGCGCCGGTGCTCGTGTTCGCCACGGTGCTCGTGGCTGACGCGATCATTTTGGAAGCCTCGCTCACCTTTATCGGTTCGGGCCTGCAGTCCACGATGGTTGCCACCTGGGGTAACGTGCTGTCCGACGCGTCGTCGAACATGTCGGTGCTGGCAGGTAAGTGGTGGACAGCGTTCTTCCCGGGCGTGTTCATCATGCTGACCGTGCTGTGCCTGAACATCCTGTCCGAAGGCATTACGGACGCCATGGTTGCAGCCCCCTCTGGTGATCAGAAGGTTGACAACGTTGCAGCCACCCGCGAACAGGATAAGCTCCTGCTCGATCCGCGCCTGGCACACGAAAAGCAGGCCGAATCGCTCCAGCAGAGGCTTAACCAGCTGGCCGCGGTGGAATCCAAGCGAACTGACAGGTTCGTGGCAACGGGCGAGGGTAAGCCACTGCTCGAGGTGCGCAACCTGTCGATTCGCTTCCCGCGTCACGGTGACGTCAACGTCGTCGACAACGTGTCCTTCACCGTCAACGAGGGCGAAACGATGGGCCTGGTCGGCGAATCCGGCTGTGGCAAGTCGATTACGGCACTGACGATCATGGGCCTGATCGATTCCCGCGCGCAGATCTCTGGTCAAGCTCTGTACCAGGGCAAGGATCTGCTGACGATGCCCGCGTCCGAGCGGCAGGGCCTGCTGGGACACGAGATGGCGATGATCTACCAGGACGCGCTGTCCTCGCTCAACCCGGCAATGCTCATCCGTTCGCAGATGAAGCAGCTGACCTCGCGCGGCGGAACCCGCAGCGCCGAGGAGCTCCTCGAGCTCGTGGGCCTCGATCCGAAGCGGACGCTCGAGTCCTACCCGCACGAACTATCGGGCGGTCAGCGCCAGCGAGTCCTCATCGCCATGGCGCTCACGCGCGACCCGAAGCTCATCATCGCCGACGAGCCGACCACGGCACTCGACGTGACCGTGCAAAAGCAGGTTATCGACCTGCTCAACGAGCTACGCGAAAAGCTTGGCTTTGCCATGGTGTTCGTCAGCCACGATCTGGCCTTGGTTGCCGAAGTGGCACACAAGATCACAGTCATGTACGCGGGCCAGGTTGTCGAGCAAGCTCCCACATCCGAGCTGCTGTCCAACCCGGTTCACGAATACACCCGCGGTCTGCTTGGTTCGGTGCTGTCCATCGAAGCGGGCGCCGAGCGTCTGCACCAGGTGCCGGGCACGGTGCCCTCGCCGAAGGACTTCCCGGATGGAGACAGGTTCGCACCGCGTTCCTCGCATCCCGACGTCGGAATCCACACTCCGCCGGTGCGCATGGAGATCCCCGGGCGCGATCACGTGTATGCCGCGGTACCTGATTCGGCGTGGGAAGAGGCCGGCTATGAAGCTCCCCAGCAGCCCGGTGTACCACAGGAGGAACAGCGATGACACAACCAATCATTGAACTGCGTGACGTGCACGTGGTGTTCAAGACCCGCACGGGATCGATTTTCAACCCGAACAAGGTGCATGCCGTTAACGGGGTGAACCTCAAGGTGATGCCCGGCCAGGTGCTCGGCATCGTCGGTGAGTCCGGTTCTGGTAAGTCCACCGCGGCAAACGTCATGTGCGGACTGCAAGCACCGACCTCCGGTCAGGTGTTCTTCAAGGGCGAGGAAGTGACGAAGCGCAGTGCCGCTGATCGGCGCAAGATCGGCCGAGTCGTTTCCGTCGTCTTCCAGGATCCAGCAACAGCGTTGAACGCGCGCATGCACGTTCGCGACCAGCTGCTTGACCCGCTGCGGGTGCATGACATCGGCACCGACGAGGAGCGCAACGAGCGTGTGGAACAACTCATCACGCAGGTGGGACTCCCGCAGTCGGCGCTTGACGCGCTACCCGGCCAGCTGTCGGGCGGTCAGCGTCAACGCGTGGCTATTGCGCGTGCGCTCGCGCTACGCCCCGATGCGATCATCGCGGATGAGCCGACGTCGGCCCTGGACGTCTCGGTCCGTGCACAGATTCTCAATCTGCTCATGGACCTGAAGAACGAACTTGGGCTCGCCATGGTGTTCATCTCCCATGACATTCAGACAGTGCGCTACATTTCTGACCGTATCGCAGTGATGAATACCGGCCAGGTTGTCGAGGAAGGTCCTGCAAAGGAGCTCCTTGCCAACCCCAGCCACCCCTATACTCGGACGCTGCTTGGCGCTGCGCCCTCCCTTCTACATCCGGATCTCGGAGGAACATCATCATGACGTTTCGCGGAGTTATACCTCCCGTAGTCGTCCCACTGACCGCCGACGGCGAACTCGACGTCGTCAGCTACGAACGGCACGTAAACCGGCTTATCGACGCCGGAGTGGACGGCCTGTTCATCCTCGGCTCGTCTGGCGAAGTCGTGTTTTCGACAGACGAGCGCAGGCGGCAGGTCATCACGGAAACAGTGCGGATCGTGGCAGGTCGCACGCCGATCCTCGTCGGCGTGATCGACACGACCACACCGCGCGTAATCGAACAGGCACGGGTCGCCCAAGAACTTGGCGCGGATGCCATTGTGGCAACCGCACCCTTCTACGCGATCCTCGGGCCGAAGGAGATCAAGCGGCATTTCCGCCTCATCAAACAGGCAATCGATCTGCCGCTGTTCGCCTACGACATCCCGGTGTGCGTGCACGTCAAACTCAGCCCGGCGATGATCATCGAGCTGGCCCGCGAGGGCGTGTTGCAAGGTGTGAAGGATTCGTCGGGCGACGACGTCTCCTTCCGCAACCTTGCACTCATGCGCACTGAGGAAGGGCTCGATCTGACGTTGCTCACCGGGCACGAGGTCGTCGTCGACGGCGCCTACATGTCCGGTGCCGACGGGTCCGTGCCCGGGCTCGGAAACGTGGAACCGAAAGTGTACGTGGAACAGTGGCATGCCGCTCAGGCAGGCGACTGGGATCGAGTGCGCGAACTGCAGGACTACGCGGCGCGCCTCATGCGGATCACATCGGTCACCACTGGCGAGTTCGGTTTCGCGGCCGGTGTGGGTGCGTTCAAGACGGCGCTCATGCTGCTTGGCGTGTTCGACACGAACGTCATGCCCGAACCCGTGCAGGCTCTCGAAGGCCACAACGTGGAGGCCGTCGCTGGCGTACTGCGCCAGGCTGGCCTGCTGAACTAGGGGGAATCAATGACAGGTGCCCAGATCCTCGCGATTGATATTGGTGGCACCAAAATTGGTTGGTCGCTCACGGACGCGGATAACCTCGCATTCGATAGCGTCCAGACCATGGCAACCAACGCTCGCGCTGGCGGTCCGACCGTCGCCAAGCGACTCGCAGACCTCGTAAAAGAGGTGGCGGCGAACCACTCCTCTCTCCTCGGGATCGGTATCGCCAGCGCGGGTGTGGTTGACCCGGCTACCGGGCGCATCGTGTCGGCAACGAACACGATGCCCCAGTGGGCGGGTACTGAGCTCGGAAAGATTATCGCTCGGGCGAGCGGGCTTCCCGTGCACGTCATCAACGACGTCCACGCTCACGGCCTGGGTGAAGCTATGCGGGGAGCAGGCAGGGGCGCTAATACGGTGCTTTCGCTGGCGGTGGGAACCGGCATCGGCGGAGCGCTGATCCGCGGCGGTCAGATCGACTTCGGTGAGCACTTCCTTGCCGGTCACTTTGGCCACATCCACCACTGTCTTGCTGATGGGCTGGTGTGCTCGTGCCAGCGCACCGGCCACATCGAAGCGATCGCCTCCGGGCACGGCATTACGAACTGGTTCAACGAGCGCCGGGAGTTCGGCGATCCGCGGGTGGCCAACGGTAAAGAGCTCCAAGACCTTGCCGACTCCGGCCACGAGCTTGCTCAAAGAGTGTTCACCGAGTCCGCGTTCGCGCTCGGGGAGACGATCGCGACGTTAACGAACTCGATCGACCCGTCCGTCGTCGTGCTCTCTGGCTCTATGACTCGTTCGGGCGAGCGCTGGTGGCAGGCACTGCGCGAGGGCTATGCGGCGCGCGCAATGGACCCGGTTGCCGGCACCCCGATCGTTCTCGGTGAATTAGGATCGAGCGCGCCCCTCATGGGTGCGGCCATCAATTTCTTACGCAACCAATAACCTACGAAAGACAGGCCAACATATGTCGAACGACGTGATCGAATCACTGCGCGGGAAACTCATCGTGTCAGTTCAAGCCTATCCAGGAGAACCGATGCGCCATCCGGAGACGATGGCGCAGGTGGCGCTCGCGGCCGAACGCGGGGGTGCCGCTGCCATTCGGTGTCAGGGGCTGGCCGACATTTCGGCGATCAAAGGGCAAGTAGATGTGCCGGTGATCGGGCTGTGGAAAGAAGGCCACGACGGGGTCTACATTACGCCCACCCTGCGGCATGCGCGCGCGTGCATCATGGCAGGAGCAGACATCGTGGCAATCGATGCCACGCGCCGCCCACGCCCGGACGGGCTGACCTACACCCAAACCGTGGCCGCGTTGAAAGACGAGGGTGCACTCATCATGGCTGACTGCGGGTCGATCGACGACGCGCGGATGGCCGCCGAGGCCGGATCGCATATCATTTCCACGACACTCGCCGGCTATTCCGGAGAACGAGAAAAAACTGACGGCCCGGACTTCGAGCTGCTTGAGCAGATGGTGGCAGAGTTCCCTGACTTGCCAGTGATCTGCGAAGGGCGAGTACATTCGCCCCAGCAAGCCCGCCAGGTGATGGACGCCGGGGCGTACGCCGTCGTCGTCGGAACTGCGATCACACACCCAACGTCAATCACGTCGTGGTTCGTGAACGCGGTCAACAAATAACAATAAATTTTCGCGTGCGAACAAGCGCGCACATAGCGGCACGTGCCGAGAAAAGGACACGATATGAAGGTTGGAGTTTTTACGGACGAGGTTTCGCTGGCGAAAGCGGCAGCCGACTACCTGATCACCATGATGGCCGATGCAACGCCGCGTAATCTGGGAGTGGCTACCGGTTCTACGCCCCTGCCGCTCTACGAAGAGCTACGCAAGGCACACGCCGCCGGCACGTTCACGCTCGCCGACGCGAAAGCCTTTGCGCTCGATGAGTACATCGGCCTGCCGGTGGGGCATCCGGAAAGCTACCGTAAAGTGCTCCAAGGTGAGCTTGTGGGCGAGGACAAGACGGGACTTCGCGACGAGAACCTGTTTACCCCGAACGGCGACGTCGACGTCCCAGACGGCGCGCGTGAATCGGCCGCCGCATACGACGCCGTTATCCGTGACAACGGGGGAGTGTTCCTGCAAATCCTTGGAATCGGTTCGAATGGGCACATCGGATTCAACGAGCCGGGTATCTCGCTCGTTTCGCGCACACACGTGGATGCGCTGGCCCGCCAAACTCGAGAAGACAACGCACGTTTCTTTAACGACAACATCGACGACGTGCCCGACATGTGTATCACGCAGGGTCTCGGCACAATTCTCGAGGCGCAGCACATCATGCTGATTGCGACTGGCGAGGGCAAGGCAGACGCGATTGCGTGCGCGGTGGAAGGTCCGATTTCGTCGGGCTGCCCGGCGTCGATCTTGCAGATGCATCCGTCCGTACGGGTGTATGTGGATGAAGCGGCGGCGTCGAAGCTGCGCGGCCGGGAGATGCACGCTGTGCGCTGGGAGAAGCTGGCATGATTATCCGCGGAAAACTTCTTGACGGTGACGGCCGACTGGTCGGTTCCGGGCTGGAGATTGCAGACGGAAAGGTTGTGCGCGTGCTCGACCCCGATCCGTCAGTGACCGGCTGGATCACGCCCGGTTTCATTGACATTCACTGCCACGGCGGTGGGGGATCCTCGTTTCCGGACGATCCGAGTTTGGCCGGCGTCAAGCAGGCTGTGGATGCACACCGGCAGATGGGGACGACGGCGATGCTCGCCTCCACAGTCTCCCTGGTGGATACCATCCCGGCAATCGACGGCCTTGCCACGGCGTGCGATGAAGGACTGCTGCAGGGCATCCATTTGGAAGGCCCGTATATTTCGCCACACAAGGCAGGCGCGCAGAATCCGGAGGCGATTCGCGAACCGGATCTGGACGAGCTTCGCCAGTGGCTAGAGACCGGCAGGGGCTGGATTAAAACGATGACGATCGCCCCTGAAGTGGCCGGCGCGGTGGAGGCGGCCAAGCTCTTACACGAGTACGGTGCGGTGCCCTCCTGGGGGCACACGAATGCCAAGCTGGAAGCAACCCGCAAGGTGTTGAAAGAAAGCACCGCTCACGGCGTTCACATCGGGCTGAAGGTTCCCGCACAGACGGCCACCCACCTGTTCAATGCCATGCCACCGCTCGGCCACCGGGCCCCAGGCCCGGTACGTGAACTAGTTGCGGCAGCCAAACAGGGCACGTGTGTGGTCGAGCTGATTGCCGACTCGGTGCACGTCCACCCGGATCTGGTGCACGACGTCGTCGAATACGTCGGCGAATCCAACCCGTACGGCGTCGTTTTCGTCACGGACGCGATGGAAGGTGCCGGAATGCCCGACGGCGAATACGTGCTTGGCGGGCAGGGCGTCAAGATCGTGGACGGAACTGCCCGGCTCGTACGCGGCGGTGCGATTGCCGGAGGGACATCGCGGATGGCCGAACAGGTACAGCGGATGGTCGGCGGCGGCTACGTGTCAATGGAAGACGCCGTGCGCTGCTGCGTGGGAGCCCCGGCACGAGCGGTCGGTTTTTCTGAAGACACCCCGGGCGTTACTTTGACCTGGCGGCCGGGTGCCACGGTTAACGCCGTCGTCATGAACGACGCCCTCGACGTGGAGCAGGTGATCCGGGAAGGCAACGTACTCTAGCCGTGCGCTATATTGAATAGCGTAAGGAGACGAATGGGTAACGAGACACTAGTGCGGGCTGGCGACGAAACCGAACGCGAACGTAGCGAACGGTTCGTACGCGACGCCGTACCGTACCTTAACCAGCTGTATGGCGCGGCCATGCGGCTCACTCGCAATCCGCAAGACGCCGAGGATCTCGTCCAAGAAACGTTCGAGAAAGCGTTCGCGGCATTCCACCAGTTCAAACCCGGTACCAACCTGAAAGCGTGGCTGTACCGGATTTTGAACAACACGTTTATCTCCAACTATCGCAAAAAGCAGCGCAGGCCATTGGAGTCCGATGCGGGTGAGGCCGAAGACTGGCAGGAATATCGGGCCAGGCATCATCATCCGTACGGGTTGAAATCGGCGGAAATGGAAGCCTTGGAGAACCTGCCGAACGAAGAGATTCGTGAAGCGCTCGAACAGCTCCCGGAGGACCGCCGTACGGCCGTCTATCTTGCGGACGTGGAAGGTTTTTCCTACCAGGAAATTGCCGACATCATGGACACCCCGATCGGCACGGTCATGTCTCGCTTACACCGCGGGCGCAAACAGCTGCGCGATCTGCTGCGTGATTACGCACGCGATTTGGGCTATGTGAAGGAGACGGTGTGAGCAGGAAACTGGACGAACTCATGGCGCAGCTGCAAGAGTGCGCGTGCGAAAGCTCCGGTTGTGACTGTGCGCAGCAGTGTCGGTGCGACGACGTTCTCGACCAGCTTTTCGCCTTGCTCGACAACGAGATCACCGAACAAGACGCGCTACGCCTCATTCGCCATAGCGCGAACTGCCCGGCCTGTCTGCGCCGGATCGAAGAAGAGATCGTGATCCGGAAAGTGATCCGCCGCGGGTGTTGTGGCGAATCCGCGCCCGAGTCGTTGCGGATGAAGATCACGCGGATCACCAAGTACCAGGTTGGCCGGTAGGCTGTATAGCCGCTACACTTGTGGAGTTGAGAAAAGGAGCTGAATATGTCGAAGCGTGGTAGGAAGCGTAAGGATCGCAGGAAGCGCCCTGCGAATCACGGTAAGCGCCCGAATTCGTAAAGCTACGGTGGCCGGAGTTGTTGCTCCGGCCATCTTTTTATTCTGCGACCGGCGGTTCGATGCCGAGCCAGTTATGCCATCCTTTGTGGAGGATGAGCCAGGTCATGAGCCCGTATCCGGCTTGGCGTGGGCAGTAGCCGTCTGGTGAGGTGGCCATGTCGGTGAGCCACTGTTCGTGGCGTTTGAGTGGCGTGTAGGTGTCCACATAGGGGACCTGGCGGCGGTCGCAGGCTTCCTGGAACGCATCACTGAGGTCTTGTTGGGCGCGATCGGAAACATCTAGGCGCGGCGGTGGCCCGACGACGAATGTCGCCAACCCTTGACGCTGCGCGTTATCGAGCATGTTGGCAAGGTAGAGCCGGGAGCGTGCCGTGGAGGTGCGGCCGATATCGCGCGATCCGAGTCCGATGACGAGGCGGTTATCTGCTTCGCGATCCAAGCGGGGAAGTACTTCGTGTTCCCAGCTGGTGGATAAATGTTCCGTGCTGTGACCAGGCCAGGCTAGCGGTAGGGCCATGATCGGCGGTTCATGTGGCGAGCGGGCGATTGTGCGGCCAACCCAGCCCAGCGCCCGGGCATCACCATAACCGGCTACCAGTTCGTCACCAACAAAGAAAACTCGGATACTCACCCTTCTACCTTACGGCAATTTGCGCGCTTCGCGCCGCTATCCGCTAGAAAGTTTGTCGATGAGCCACGGGATAGCACTAGAAGGATCTGGTCCTATGTGGTTAGGTGACAGCTCAGGCCAGGCCCTGCGTGCTCGCTGAATCGCTTCTGCGTAGTTTGTAATAAGAAATTCGCGCCCGAGCTCCTTCCCTCCTGATCCGCCAACTAGCTTGAGTCTGCGAACCCTCGCATCTATAT from Trueperella bialowiezensis encodes the following:
- a CDS encoding 50S ribosomal protein bL37, which codes for MSKRGRKRKDRRKRPANHGKRPNS
- a CDS encoding glucosamine-6-phosphate deaminase — encoded protein: MKVGVFTDEVSLAKAAADYLITMMADATPRNLGVATGSTPLPLYEELRKAHAAGTFTLADAKAFALDEYIGLPVGHPESYRKVLQGELVGEDKTGLRDENLFTPNGDVDVPDGARESAAAYDAVIRDNGGVFLQILGIGSNGHIGFNEPGISLVSRTHVDALARQTREDNARFFNDNIDDVPDMCITQGLGTILEAQHIMLIATGEGKADAIACAVEGPISSGCPASILQMHPSVRVYVDEAAASKLRGREMHAVRWEKLA
- the rsrA gene encoding mycothiol system anti-sigma-R factor, yielding MSRKLDELMAQLQECACESSGCDCAQQCRCDDVLDQLFALLDNEITEQDALRLIRHSANCPACLRRIEEEIVIRKVIRRGCCGESAPESLRMKITRITKYQVGR
- a CDS encoding GDSL-type esterase/lipase family protein — encoded protein: MRVFFVGDELVAGYGDARALGWVGRTIARSPHEPPIMALPLAWPGHSTEHLSTSWEHEVLPRLDREADNRLVIGLGSRDIGRTSTARSRLYLANMLDNAQRQGLATFVVGPPPRLDVSDRAQQDLSDAFQEACDRRQVPYVDTYTPLKRHEQWLTDMATSPDGYCPRQAGYGLMTWLILHKGWHNWLGIEPPVAE
- a CDS encoding sigma-70 family RNA polymerase sigma factor, which gives rise to MGNETLVRAGDETERERSERFVRDAVPYLNQLYGAAMRLTRNPQDAEDLVQETFEKAFAAFHQFKPGTNLKAWLYRILNNTFISNYRKKQRRPLESDAGEAEDWQEYRARHHHPYGLKSAEMEALENLPNEEIREALEQLPEDRRTAVYLADVEGFSYQEIADIMDTPIGTVMSRLHRGRKQLRDLLRDYARDLGYVKETV
- a CDS encoding N-acetylglucosamine-6-phosphate deacetylase produces the protein MIIRGKLLDGDGRLVGSGLEIADGKVVRVLDPDPSVTGWITPGFIDIHCHGGGGSSFPDDPSLAGVKQAVDAHRQMGTTAMLASTVSLVDTIPAIDGLATACDEGLLQGIHLEGPYISPHKAGAQNPEAIREPDLDELRQWLETGRGWIKTMTIAPEVAGAVEAAKLLHEYGAVPSWGHTNAKLEATRKVLKESTAHGVHIGLKVPAQTATHLFNAMPPLGHRAPGPVRELVAAAKQGTCVVELIADSVHVHPDLVHDVVEYVGESNPYGVVFVTDAMEGAGMPDGEYVLGGQGVKIVDGTARLVRGGAIAGGTSRMAEQVQRMVGGGYVSMEDAVRCCVGAPARAVGFSEDTPGVTLTWRPGATVNAVVMNDALDVEQVIREGNVL